From the genome of Argentina anserina chromosome 4, drPotAnse1.1, whole genome shotgun sequence, one region includes:
- the LOC126789786 gene encoding probable protein S-acyltransferase 7 yields MRKHDDNDMVRTPDGMYVHAHHSSSDRRIMDTPGPSLRVYQVWKGNNRFFFGGRLIFGPDAKSLILTMLLIVVPVILFCAFVTSGLVHVFPHRIGNCIVAIAVVFAVYVVSLLLITASRDPGIIPRSLHPPEPEDDGYMSSMSSEWPGSQNGPPTVPPTKDVMVNGSIVKVKYCHTCMLYRPPRCSHCSICNNCVERFDHHCPWVGQCIGRRNYRFFFMFVVSTAMLCLYVFAFSWVNIMKIMDTYHDNLWRALLKSPVSGILIVYTFGAAWFVGGLTSFHLYLICTNQTTYENFRYRYAIKMNPHNRGCFENIAEVFCSRIPPSKHNFREKVKVDSSSVYPMSPEMPKTRYDTEMGKRQAVAAEDLEDLHSQIETVVGFDTLERCGTQPRHSNWDQKANWPASPDIQMLAAEFGMSDGSTTSRQKIEGPNDLH; encoded by the exons ATGAGAAAACACGACGACAACGACATGGTCAGAACGCCGGATGGAATGTACGTGCATGCTCATCATTCCAGCTCCGACCGCCGGATTATGGACACGCCTGGCCCCTCCCTCAGAGTTTATCAAGTTTGGAAAGGAAACAAT AGATTTTTCTTTGGTGGCAGACTGATATTTGGTCCGGATGCCAAGTCATTGATTCTTACTATGTTGCTGATTGTGGTTCCGGTGATCTTATTTTGTGCTTTCGTTACTAGTGGACTAGTTCATGTGTTCCCCCACCGTATTGGCAATTGTATTGTGGCTATAGCTGTCGTATTCGCTGTCTAT GTTGTTAGTCTTCTCTTGATTACAGCTTCAAGAGATCCTGGCATCATTCCTCGAAGTTTGCATCCTCCTGAACCAGAAGATGATGGTTATATGTCTAGTATGTCATCTGAGTGGCCTGGAAGTCAGAATGGACCACCAACTGTACCGCCCACAAAAGATGTGATGGTTAATGGCTCGATTGTCAAGGTCAAATACTGTCATACATGCATGCTATATCGTCCGCCCCGATGCTCACACTGCTCTATATGCAACAATTGTGTGGAGCGTTTTGATCACCATTGCCCATGGGTGGGGCAATGTATTGGGAGA AGGAATTACCGATTCTTTTTCATGTTTGTGGTATCCACAGCCATGCTGTGCCTCTATGTCTTTGCCTTCTCCTGGGTAAACATCATGAAAATAATGGATACTTACCATGACAATCTCTGGAGAGCTTTGTTGAAGTCACCAGTTTCAGGAATTCTTATTGTATATACATTTGGAGCTGCATGGTTTGTTGGAGGTCTGACCAGCTTCCATCTATATTTGATCTGCACCAATCAG ACTACTTATGAGAACTTCCGGTATCGGTATGCTATTAAGATGAACCCGCATAATCGTGGGTGTTTTGAAAATATTGCAGAAGTCTTCTGCTCTAGAATTCCTCCATCAAAACATAACTTCAGGGAAAAGGTTAAGGTCGACTCGTCTTCTGTCTATCCCATGAGCCCTGAGATGCCCAAAACAAGATATGACACAGAGATGGGAAAACGCCAAGCTGTGGCTGCTGAAGATCTTGAGGATTTACATAGTCAGATTGAGACTGTTGTTGGATTTGATACGTTGGAGAGGTGTGGGACTCAGCCAAGACATTCGAACTGGGATCAGAAAGCCAACTGGCCAGCCTCACCTGATATACAAATGTTGGCTGCTGAGTTTGGAATGTCAGATGGTTCAACAACAAGCAGACAGAAAATTGAAGGGCCTAATGACCTACATTAG